A part of Xenopus tropicalis strain Nigerian chromosome 4, UCB_Xtro_10.0, whole genome shotgun sequence genomic DNA contains:
- the lrrc4c gene encoding leucine-rich repeat-containing protein 4C → MLNKMKLHPPQMMIGPRFNRALFDPLFIVLLALQLLVVAGLVRAQTCPSVCSCSNQFSKVICTRRNLREVPDGISTNTRQLNLHENQIQIIKVDSFKHLRHLEVLQLSRNHIRTIEIGAFNGLANLNTLELFDNRLTTIPNGAFEYLSKLKELWLRNNPIESIPSYAFNRIPSLRRLDLGEMKRLSYISEGAFEGLSNLKYLNLGMCNLRDIPNLTPLVKLDELDLSGNHLSVLRPGSFQGLTHLQKLWIMHSQIQVIERNAFDDLQSLVELNLAHNNLTLLPHDLFTPLHNLQRIQLHHNPWNCNCDILWLSWWLKEIVTTGSTCCARCSTPPSLKGTHIAELDHNYFTCYAPVIVEPPADLNVTEGMAAELKCRASTSLTYVSWITPNGTIMTHGSYKVRISVLNDGTLNFTNVTVRDTGLYTCIVSNSAGNTTASATLNVTASDTGYTYFSTVTVETMEPSQDEARTTETHVGPTPVIDWETTNATTSLMPQSTRFTEKTVTVPVTDANNGMPGIDEVMKTTKIIIGCFVAITLMAAVMLVIFYKMRKQHHRKNHHAPTRTVEIINVDDELTADTPIESHLPMPAIEHEHLNHYNSYKSPFNHTTTVNTINSIHSSVHEPLLIRANSKDNVQETQI, encoded by the coding sequence ATGTTGAACAAGATGAAATTACATCCACCGCAGATGATGATAGGTCCTAGGTTCAACAGGGCCCTATTTGACCCCCTTTTTATTGTGCTGTTGGCTCTTCAGCTTCTTGTGGTGGCGGGTTTAGTCAGGGCTCAGACCTGCCCTTCCGTATGTTCTTGTAGCAACCAGTTCAGCAAGGTCATTTGCACAAGAAGAAACCTCCGAGAGGTCCCAGACGGCATCTCCACCAACACAAGACAACTGAACCTTCATGAGAATCAGATCCAGATAATCAAAGTCGACAGTTTTAAACACTTGAGACATCTAGAAGTTTTACAGTTGAGCAGAAACCACATTAGGACGATTGAGATTGGTGCTTTCAATGGCTTGGCGAATCTGAATACATTGGAGCTCTTTGACAATCGTTTGACCACTATTCCTAATGGAGCTTTTGAATATTTGTCAAAACTGAAAGAGCTTTGGCTGAGAAACAATCCCATTGAAAGCATTCCATCCTATGCTTTTAATCGCATCCCTTCTCTCCGTAGGCTGGATTTGGGAGAGATGAAAAGATTGTCATATATTTCAGAAGGGGCATTTGAAGGCCTTTCAAATCTCAAATATTTGAACCTTGGAATGTGCAACCTAAGAGATATCCCCAATCTTACTCCTCTTGTTAAACTAGACGAGTTGGATCTTTCTGGGAACCATTTGTCGGTCCTTCGACCTGGATCTTTCCAAGGATTAACCCATCTTCAAAAATTGTGGATTATGCATTCCCAAATTCAGGTGATCGAAAGGAATGCCTTTGATGATCTCCAGTCGCTGGTGGAACTTAATTTGGCACATAATAATCTAACTTTACTGCCTCATGATCTTTTCACACCTCTTCACAACCTACAAAGGATTCAATTGCATCACAACCCCTGGAACTGCAACTGTGACATCCTTTGGCTCAGTTGGTGGCTCAAAGAGATAGTCACCACGGGCAGCACATGTTGTGCTCGGTGTAGCACTCCCCCGAGCTTAAAAGGAACTCACATTGCAGAGCTGGACCATAACTATTTTACTTGCTACGCTCCTGTAATTGTAGAGCCCCCTGCTGACCTGAATGTCACGGAAGGCATGGCGGCTGAGCTTAAATGTAGGGCATCGACATCGTTGACTTATGTTAGTTGGATTACTCCAAATGGAACTATTATGACCCATGGATCTTATAAAGTACGTATTTCCGTGTTGAACGACGGCACGCTGAACTTTACAAATGTAACAGTGAGGGACACGGGCTTGTACACCTGTATAGTAAGCAATTCCGCCGGTAACACCACTGCCTCAGCGACACTGAATGTGACGGCGTCCGACACTGGTTACACTTACTTTTCCACCGTGACCGTAGAGACTATGGAACCATCTCAGGATGAGGCAAGGACCACAGAAACTCACGTCGGCCCAACCCCGGTCATTGACTGGGAAACCACCAATGCAACCACCTCTCTAATGCCTCAGAGCACAAGGTTCACAGAAAAAACCGTCACCGTCCCCGTCACAGATGCAAACAACGGGATGCCAGGTATCGACGAGGTCATGAAAACCACCAAAATAATCATTGGCTGTTTTGTGGCCATTACCCTAATGGCGGCGGTGATGCTGGTTATTTTCTACAAGATGAGAAAGCAGCACCATCGGAAGAACCATCACGCCCCTACGCGGACTGTTGAAATTATCAACGTGGATGACGAACTCACGGCCGACACCCCCATTGAAAGCCACTTGCCCATGCCGGCGATAGAACACGAGCATTTAAACCATTATAACTCTTATAAGTCTCCTTTTAATCACACGACGACGGTGAACACAATAAATTCAATACACAGCTCTGTGCATGAACCTTTATTGATTCGAGCAAACTCTAAAGACAATGTGCAGGAAACGCAGATCTAA